One genomic segment of Arcobacter porcinus includes these proteins:
- a CDS encoding MFS transporter: MKYYYNFLKGNPTIRGLSLVNLIASFGAWFSTVAIYTMVVDFGSNELVIALVTAMHFIPAIIIAPFSGSLIDRSKIKILMVSVLFIELLMTACFLLISSASDMWLLLILIFIRMSAASIFFSSEMSLLAKLLSGKDLQTANEIQSIIWSFSYAVGMATSGIVVNIYNPKTAIMIDVVIFIVAFIIFSRIQINIKYKKVEEKIFELMIDGLRYIKNNKIIIHLIILHASVGLTSYDALITILAKNEYKELIAVPLAIGLSNAVRAIALMIGPIFLNKIIKKSNLHYLLFFQGLTIIFWAFTQFNFYLSLIALFFVGFSTAFLWSYTYSLLQDRCDNKYIGRVISYNDMVFMMANVLTTFFIGSMAHITTTTIITICLGVAFIFYAIYYIQIYKDI; this comes from the coding sequence TTGAAATATTATTATAATTTTCTAAAAGGAAATCCAACTATTCGAGGATTGTCTCTAGTAAATCTTATTGCATCATTTGGTGCATGGTTTTCTACTGTTGCTATTTATACTATGGTTGTTGATTTCGGTTCAAATGAATTAGTTATTGCATTGGTTACAGCAATGCACTTTATACCTGCTATTATTATTGCACCATTTAGTGGTAGTTTGATTGATAGATCTAAAATAAAAATACTTATGGTTTCAGTTCTTTTTATTGAACTTTTAATGACAGCTTGTTTTTTACTTATATCATCAGCTTCTGATATGTGGTTATTATTGATTCTTATATTTATAAGAATGAGTGCAGCTTCAATATTCTTTTCAAGTGAAATGTCCCTTTTAGCTAAGCTTCTAAGTGGAAAAGATCTTCAAACTGCAAATGAGATTCAATCTATTATCTGGTCATTTTCATATGCAGTTGGAATGGCAACAAGTGGAATTGTTGTAAATATTTATAATCCAAAAACTGCAATTATGATTGATGTTGTTATTTTTATTGTAGCATTTATAATATTTTCTAGAATACAAATTAATATTAAGTATAAGAAAGTTGAAGAGAAAATATTTGAACTTATGATAGATGGATTAAGGTATATAAAAAACAATAAAATCATTATTCATCTTATAATACTACATGCTAGTGTAGGACTTACATCTTATGATGCACTTATTACAATTTTGGCTAAGAATGAATATAAAGAGCTAATTGCTGTTCCTTTAGCTATTGGATTATCAAATGCAGTTAGAGCTATTGCGCTTATGATTGGACCAATATTTTTAAATAAGATTATTAAAAAAAGTAATTTACATTATCTATTGTTTTTTCAAGGACTTACAATAATATTTTGGGCATTTACTCAATTTAATTTTTATTTATCATTAATCGCACTATTCTTTGTAGGTTTTAGTACAGCATTTTTATGGTCATATACATACTCTTTATTACAGGATAGATGTGATAATAAATATATAGGAAGAGTTATTTCATATAATGATATGGTTTTTATGATGGCAAATGTTTTAACAACTTTCTTTATTGGATCTATGGCTCATATTACTACAACAACAATAATTACGATTTGTTTGGGAGTGGCATTTATATTTTATGCTATATATTATATACAAATATATAAAGATATATAA
- the fliI gene encoding flagellar protein export ATPase FliI, whose amino-acid sequence MDLDEVLNTLDSSNLNVAFGRIKNISAITLSATGLDVAVGDIVRIESEQKLYSVLGMVTVLNNDSFIIVPFSFIEGFKIDDKVYLQRDGLTIKCGDGLLGRVVNALGEPIDSKGKIRDIDTNSSINKESISPLERGIIDQKFSTGVKAIDSMLTCGKGQKVGIFAGSGVGKSTLMGMIVKGCQATIKVIALIGERGREIPEFIHYNLDNDLENTVIVTATSDESALMRKYGAFTAMAIAEYFRDKGHDVLLMMDSVTRFAMAQREIGLSTGEPPVSRGYPPSVFSLLPQLMERAGNSKQGSITAFFTVLVDGDDMNDPIADQSRSILDGHIVLTRDLTEQGFYPPINILKSASRVIDKVVTKEHYNDFLKLKRILSLIKENEVLIRVGAYKKGADLELDNAISKREKARAFLTQGTLEKYNFDEIVANLKKVLQ is encoded by the coding sequence ATAGATTTAGATGAGGTTTTAAATACTCTTGATTCTTCAAATTTAAATGTAGCTTTTGGAAGAATAAAAAATATATCTGCAATTACTTTAAGTGCAACAGGGCTTGATGTGGCTGTTGGAGATATAGTAAGAATTGAATCAGAACAAAAGCTTTATAGTGTTTTAGGAATGGTTACTGTTTTAAATAATGACTCTTTTATAATAGTTCCATTTTCTTTTATTGAGGGTTTTAAAATTGATGATAAAGTATATTTACAAAGAGATGGATTAACTATTAAGTGTGGAGATGGGCTTCTTGGAAGGGTTGTAAATGCTTTAGGAGAACCAATTGATAGTAAAGGAAAAATAAGAGATATTGATACAAATTCTTCAATAAATAAAGAGTCTATCTCTCCTTTGGAAAGAGGAATAATTGATCAAAAATTTTCAACAGGAGTAAAAGCAATAGATTCAATGTTAACTTGTGGAAAAGGTCAAAAAGTTGGTATTTTTGCTGGAAGTGGAGTTGGAAAATCTACACTTATGGGAATGATTGTAAAAGGATGCCAAGCTACAATAAAAGTAATTGCACTTATTGGTGAAAGAGGAAGAGAGATACCTGAGTTTATTCATTATAATTTAGATAATGATTTAGAAAATACTGTTATTGTAACTGCAACTTCTGATGAATCAGCTTTAATGAGAAAATATGGAGCATTTACAGCAATGGCAATTGCTGAATATTTTAGGGATAAAGGGCATGATGTACTACTTATGATGGATAGCGTTACAAGATTTGCAATGGCACAAAGAGAGATAGGATTAAGTACAGGAGAACCACCTGTGAGTAGAGGTTATCCACCATCAGTTTTTTCACTTTTACCACAGCTTATGGAGAGAGCTGGAAATAGTAAACAAGGTTCAATTACTGCTTTTTTTACAGTTTTAGTTGATGGAGATGATATGAATGATCCAATTGCAGATCAAAGTAGATCTATTCTTGATGGTCATATTGTACTAACTAGAGATTTAACTGAACAAGGTTTTTATCCTCCAATAAATATATTAAAATCAGCATCAAGAGTAATAGATAAGGTAGTTACAAAAGAGCATTATAATGATTTTTTAAAGTTAAAAAGGATATTATCACTAATAAAAGAGAATGAAGTTTTAATAAGAGTTGGTGCATACAAAAAAGGTGCAGATTTAGAACTTGACAATGCTATATCAAAAAGAGAAAAAGCAAGAGCATTCCTTACTCAAGGAACTTTAGAAAAATATAATTTTGATGAGATTGTCGCAAATTTAAAAAAGGTTTTACAATGA
- the flhA gene encoding flagellar biosynthesis protein FlhA, whose product MKFSFKDIFSRDLIAVALFLAMLAIIIIPLNQTAIDFFISISLALSFLILLISLYIQKPADLTTFPTLLLILVIFRLALSIATTRSILSEGHNGPDAVSTIITSFGEFVVGGNMVIGVVIFIILVLINFMVVTKGATRVAEVTARFTLDSMPGKQMAIDADLNAGFIDDKEAQERRKALITEANFYGAMDGSSKFVKGDAIAGIIITVVNIIGGLLVGIFQHGLSAGEAANIYTILTIGDGLVTQIPALLTSTATAIIITRSNTDEERFATRAVNQLIKDSKSLILVGIGLVLFALVPGFPTGILSSMGILLIALGYTIVMIERGDDNFVTRMFKPPVVKKIEKPSELKEQKRKEAAVDENQSIETVMKLEVLELKLGIRLLQLVQGNSELLDKIKAIRKNIAGELGFIIPQIRISDDTSLAPNEYQFYLKRIPLVKGRIEVDKYLAMGGLSSEKLVGLKVKEPVFNLDAIWITKELREEALMKGFTVVDAPTIISTHISEIIRRHAEDIITRQDIVDIIDRLKKDFPIVVEEAMKVASYGSLLKVCKDLLHEKIPIIDMLTIIEAIADIAEFTKAPEILLEHVRAKLYRLITQKYKDSDGILHIVTIKPELEQHFISKLQDNHGASQLMLSIAEINNLVTKTKQLIDTVEKKGFSKIAMVVDPVLRKRISEIYEKFGMIIPVLSHAELDSKANFAIEGTLEF is encoded by the coding sequence ATGAAATTTAGTTTTAAAGATATTTTTTCAAGGGATTTAATAGCAGTAGCGCTATTTTTAGCTATGCTTGCTATTATTATAATCCCTTTGAATCAAACTGCAATAGATTTTTTTATATCTATTTCACTTGCTTTATCGTTTTTAATACTATTAATTTCATTATATATACAAAAACCAGCTGATTTAACAACTTTTCCAACACTACTTTTGATTTTAGTAATCTTTAGACTTGCTTTAAGTATTGCAACAACAAGATCAATTTTAAGTGAAGGTCATAATGGACCAGATGCAGTAAGTACAATCATAACATCTTTTGGAGAGTTTGTTGTTGGTGGTAATATGGTTATTGGGGTTGTTATTTTCATAATTTTAGTTTTAATTAACTTTATGGTTGTAACAAAAGGTGCTACAAGGGTTGCAGAAGTAACTGCAAGATTTACACTTGATTCAATGCCTGGAAAGCAAATGGCTATTGATGCTGATTTAAATGCTGGTTTTATAGATGATAAAGAAGCACAAGAAAGAAGAAAAGCACTTATAACTGAAGCAAACTTCTATGGGGCAATGGATGGATCATCAAAGTTCGTAAAAGGTGATGCTATTGCTGGAATTATAATTACGGTTGTAAATATCATAGGTGGACTTTTAGTTGGTATTTTTCAACATGGTTTAAGTGCAGGAGAAGCTGCTAATATATATACAATTCTAACAATTGGTGATGGACTTGTTACACAAATTCCAGCACTTTTAACATCAACTGCAACAGCAATTATAATAACTCGTTCAAACACAGATGAAGAGAGATTTGCAACAAGAGCTGTAAATCAATTAATAAAAGATAGTAAATCACTTATTTTAGTTGGAATAGGGCTTGTTCTTTTTGCTTTAGTTCCAGGTTTTCCTACTGGAATTCTATCTTCTATGGGTATTTTACTTATAGCTTTAGGTTATACAATTGTTATGATTGAAAGAGGTGATGATAACTTTGTAACAAGAATGTTTAAGCCACCTGTTGTTAAAAAGATAGAAAAACCAAGTGAACTAAAAGAACAAAAAAGAAAAGAAGCTGCTGTTGATGAAAATCAAAGTATAGAAACAGTTATGAAGCTTGAAGTTCTTGAGCTGAAACTTGGAATTAGACTTTTACAATTAGTTCAAGGAAACTCTGAATTACTTGATAAAATTAAAGCTATTAGAAAAAATATAGCTGGAGAATTAGGATTTATAATTCCACAAATAAGAATTTCTGATGATACAAGTTTAGCTCCAAATGAGTATCAATTTTATTTAAAAAGAATTCCGCTTGTAAAAGGAAGAATTGAAGTAGATAAATATCTTGCTATGGGTGGATTATCTAGTGAAAAATTAGTTGGATTAAAAGTTAAAGAGCCTGTATTTAATCTTGATGCAATTTGGATAACAAAAGAGCTAAGAGAAGAAGCTTTAATGAAAGGATTTACAGTTGTTGATGCTCCAACAATTATATCAACACATATTTCAGAAATTATAAGAAGACATGCTGAAGATATTATTACAAGACAAGATATTGTTGATATTATTGATAGATTGAAAAAAGATTTCCCAATTGTTGTAGAAGAAGCTATGAAAGTTGCTTCTTATGGAAGTTTATTAAAAGTATGTAAAGATTTATTACATGAAAAAATACCAATTATTGATATGCTAACAATAATTGAAGCAATTGCAGATATTGCTGAGTTTACAAAAGCACCTGAAATTTTACTTGAGCATGTAAGAGCAAAACTTTATAGACTTATAACTCAAAAATATAAAGATAGCGATGGTATTTTGCATATTGTTACAATTAAACCAGAGTTAGAACAACACTTTATTAGTAAACTTCAAGATAATCATGGAGCTAGTCAATTAATGTTAAGTATTGCAGAGATTAATAATCTTGTAACAAAAACAAAACAACTAATTGATACTGTTGAGAAAAAAGGATTCTCAAAAATAGCTATGGTTGTAGATCCTGTTCTAAGAAAAAGAATATCTGAAATTTATGAGAAATTTGGTATGATTATCCCTGTTTTATCTCACGCAGAATTAGATTCAAAAGCAAATTTTGCTATTGAAGGTACTTTAGAGTTTTAA
- the mnmA gene encoding tRNA 2-thiouridine(34) synthase MnmA, with protein sequence MAKKVMVGMSGGIDSSVTAYMLQKDGYEVEGIYLKLHNRTDGYHESNLKYIDDVAKFLDIKYHILDLSKKFSEEVYDYFVNSYLEGTTPNPCVKCNRNIKFGAMLDFAKEQGASLLATGHYAKTDGKFFYVADDLSKDQSYFLSQIPKEALPFMIFPLNSYKKEDIVKMGAQIDVAYKRITEKNESQEICFVETVYTDVIKKHQNIDVEGDVLDEAGNVVGKHKGYAHYTIGKRKGFTVNGAHEPHFVTKLNPKDNTIVVGKKPALEVNEVLCENLNMYINDTKFSCGVKLRYRSNSTPCDVEIIDNQAIIHLKEPAFGVASGQLAVFYDNDKVIGSAFIKSAN encoded by the coding sequence ATGGCAAAAAAAGTAATGGTTGGAATGAGTGGTGGAATTGACTCTTCAGTTACAGCATATATGTTACAAAAAGATGGATATGAAGTAGAAGGAATATATTTAAAACTTCATAATAGAACTGATGGTTACCATGAATCAAATTTAAAATATATTGATGATGTAGCAAAATTTCTTGATATAAAATATCATATACTAGACCTATCAAAAAAATTTAGTGAAGAGGTTTATGACTATTTTGTAAACTCTTATTTAGAAGGAACAACACCTAATCCATGTGTTAAATGTAATAGAAATATTAAATTTGGTGCAATGCTTGATTTTGCAAAAGAACAAGGAGCTTCTCTTTTAGCAACTGGTCACTATGCAAAAACAGATGGTAAGTTTTTCTATGTTGCTGATGATTTATCAAAAGATCAAAGCTACTTCTTATCACAAATTCCAAAAGAAGCTCTTCCTTTTATGATATTTCCTTTAAACTCTTATAAAAAAGAGGATATTGTAAAAATGGGTGCACAAATTGATGTAGCATATAAAAGAATAACAGAAAAAAATGAATCTCAAGAGATATGTTTTGTAGAAACAGTTTATACAGATGTTATTAAAAAACATCAAAATATTGATGTTGAAGGAGATGTCTTAGATGAAGCTGGAAATGTGGTAGGAAAGCATAAAGGATATGCTCACTACACAATAGGGAAAAGAAAAGGTTTTACTGTAAATGGTGCTCACGAACCTCATTTTGTAACAAAACTTAATCCAAAAGATAATACTATTGTTGTTGGTAAAAAACCAGCTCTTGAAGTAAATGAAGTTTTATGTGAAAATTTGAATATGTATATTAATGATACAAAATTCTCTTGTGGTGTAAAATTAAGATATAGAAGTAATTCTACTCCTTGTGATGTTGAAATTATTGATAATCAAGCAATTATTCATTTAAAAGAGCCTGCATTTGGAGTTGCTAGTGGTCAATTAGCTGTATTTTATGATAATGATAAAGTAATAGGAAGTGCTTTTATAAAAAGTGCAAATTAA
- a CDS encoding flagellar biosynthesis protein FlgL, protein MISLDSTMYRLGNLNKYQAKLSFQMGGSKLQYGSDDSVTFGRIVHTEDQMRLNKGIVAQIDRANVLNKSSDAAINEMKKIMDSITQQLIQANTSTTGVEGLAAIAQQLEGLKQNLFDLGNTQTEGQFVFAGSDASVKPFSMDTNGKVTYNGDSNLRKIAVDDGSYRERGVNGIDVLTFVAESAYKGGTLNFQAGDKITDQDGNEWVLNAATNELEKTNWDGSKDIIAVVPPIAPDNNYTAALPNTDGIKFEARRSTFDMLDDAIRSLKGLDEFGNPAFPGDDAANYAFRREGISQAVDDIKKVYDAAVIAHADLGGRNKTFEVTHERLSAKITQLDILDKALGSTDHTEVTMNLKALDISFAAISFTINKTFELSLVNFMR, encoded by the coding sequence ATGATATCTTTAGATAGTACAATGTATAGATTAGGGAATCTGAATAAATATCAAGCAAAATTAAGCTTTCAAATGGGTGGTAGTAAACTTCAATATGGAAGTGATGATTCAGTTACATTTGGAAGAATAGTTCATACTGAAGATCAAATGAGATTAAACAAAGGAATAGTTGCTCAAATAGATAGAGCAAATGTTTTAAATAAATCATCAGATGCAGCTATTAATGAGATGAAAAAAATTATGGATAGTATAACTCAACAACTTATCCAAGCAAATACTTCAACAACAGGTGTTGAAGGATTAGCAGCTATTGCTCAACAGCTGGAAGGACTAAAACAAAATCTTTTTGATTTAGGAAATACACAAACAGAAGGGCAGTTTGTTTTTGCAGGAAGTGATGCTTCTGTTAAGCCATTTTCTATGGATACAAATGGAAAAGTTACATATAATGGAGATTCAAATTTAAGAAAAATTGCTGTTGATGATGGTTCTTATAGAGAAAGAGGAGTAAATGGAATTGATGTTTTAACTTTTGTTGCTGAATCAGCATATAAAGGTGGAACACTAAATTTCCAAGCTGGAGATAAAATTACAGATCAAGATGGGAATGAGTGGGTTTTAAATGCAGCAACAAACGAACTAGAAAAAACAAATTGGGATGGTTCAAAAGATATTATTGCTGTTGTTCCTCCAATTGCTCCTGATAATAACTATACAGCAGCATTACCAAATACAGATGGAATAAAATTTGAAGCAAGAAGAAGTACTTTTGATATGCTAGATGATGCTATTAGAAGTTTAAAAGGGCTTGATGAATTTGGAAATCCAGCTTTTCCAGGAGATGATGCAGCAAATTATGCATTTAGAAGAGAGGGAATCTCACAAGCAGTTGATGATATTAAAAAAGTTTATGATGCAGCTGTTATTGCTCATGCTGATCTTGGGGGAAGAAATAAAACTTTTGAAGTGACACATGAAAGATTGAGTGCAAAAATTACTCAATTAGATATACTAGATAAAGCTTTAGGTTCTACTGATCATACAGAAGTTACTATGAATTTAAAAGCATTAGATATCTCTTTTGCAGCAATATCTTTTACTATTAATAAAACATTTGAACTATCTTTAGTTAATTTTATGAGATAA
- a CDS encoding flavin reductase family protein, protein MILNYEEINDLNRYKIMSGTIVPRPIAWIVTEDNGVLNAAPFSYFIPISTNPALVIVAIGKKDDGSPKDSLANILKSKKATICFPNKDNYEEVQKCATQLCKSESEIEKYEIEVQKELDDYPPMISSTQTALFCEYFDTYKIDGDTTPVILKINYQYIEDDRINERNHTKIESLGRVGITFKAMVEI, encoded by the coding sequence ATGATTTTAAATTATGAAGAGATAAATGATTTAAATAGATATAAAATTATGTCAGGAACTATTGTTCCACGACCAATTGCTTGGATTGTAACAGAAGATAATGGAGTTTTAAATGCTGCACCTTTTTCTTACTTTATACCAATTTCAACTAATCCAGCGCTTGTAATTGTAGCAATTGGAAAAAAAGATGATGGAAGCCCAAAAGATAGTTTAGCAAATATTTTAAAGAGTAAAAAAGCAACTATCTGTTTTCCAAATAAAGATAATTATGAAGAAGTTCAAAAATGTGCTACACAACTTTGTAAAAGTGAGAGTGAAATAGAGAAATATGAGATTGAAGTTCAAAAAGAGTTAGATGATTATCCTCCAATGATATCTTCAACACAAACAGCACTTTTTTGTGAGTATTTTGATACATATAAAATTGATGGAGATACAACACCTGTTATATTAAAGATAAACTATCAATATATTGAAGATGATAGGATAAATGAAAGAAATCATACAAAAATTGAGAGTTTAGGAAGAGTTGGAATTACTTTTAAAGCTATGGTTGAAATATAG